In Flavobacterium sp. CBA20B-1, one DNA window encodes the following:
- a CDS encoding aconitate hydratase, with product MAFDIEMIKKVYENMPARVDKARELVGRPLTLSEKILYSHLWEGTPSQKFERAKDYVDFAPDRVACQDATAQMALLQFMHAGKEQVAVPTTVHCDHLIQAKVGAEKDLAVANNQSKEVFDFLSSVSNKYGIGFWKPGAGIIHQIVLENYAFPGGMMIGTDSHTVNAGGLGMLAIGVGGADAVDVMSGMAWELKFPKLIGVKLTGKLNGWTAPKDVILKVADILTVKGGTGAIVEYFGEGALSMSCTGKGTICNMGAEIGATTSTFGYDDSMRRYLTATGRADVVEAADKVASYLTADAEVYANPEQYFDQLIEINLSELEPYINGPFTPDRGTPVSKMKEEAAKNDWPVKVEWGLIGSCTNSSYEDMSRAVSIVNQAVELGITPKAEFGINPGSEQIRYTIERDGMIAAFEKMGTKVFTNACGPCIGQWDREGADKGEKNTIVHSFNRNFSKRADGNPNTHAFVTSPEMVAALAISGRLDFNPITDKLLNDNGEEVMFKPPFGDELPTKGFDVEDAGYQAPAADGSSVNVVVNPDSSRLQLLEPFQPWNGQNITGAKLLIKAFGKCTTDHISMAGPWLRFRGHLDNISNNMLIGAENAFNGKANLVKNQLTGEYAEVPAVQRQYKAAGIPSIVVGDQNYGEGSSREHAAMEPRHLGVKAVLVKSFARIHETNLKKQGMLALTFANEADYDKIQEDDTINFLDLTEFAPGKQLTLEFVHADGSKDIIMANHTYNDSQIEWFKAGSALNLIAAGK from the coding sequence CATTTATGGGAAGGAACACCTTCACAAAAATTTGAAAGAGCAAAAGATTATGTAGATTTTGCTCCGGATCGTGTAGCATGTCAAGACGCTACTGCCCAAATGGCTTTATTGCAGTTTATGCATGCTGGTAAAGAGCAAGTGGCAGTACCAACAACCGTTCACTGTGATCACTTAATTCAAGCAAAAGTAGGTGCAGAAAAAGATTTAGCTGTAGCAAACAACCAATCAAAAGAAGTTTTTGATTTTCTTTCATCTGTTTCCAATAAATACGGTATTGGCTTCTGGAAACCAGGTGCTGGAATCATTCACCAAATTGTTTTAGAAAACTACGCATTTCCTGGCGGTATGATGATCGGAACCGATTCTCACACAGTAAACGCAGGTGGTTTAGGAATGCTTGCTATTGGTGTGGGTGGTGCAGATGCAGTTGACGTGATGAGCGGTATGGCTTGGGAATTAAAATTCCCTAAACTTATCGGAGTAAAATTAACAGGAAAATTAAACGGATGGACAGCTCCAAAAGATGTTATCTTAAAAGTTGCTGATATTTTAACTGTGAAAGGTGGAACAGGTGCTATTGTTGAGTATTTTGGCGAAGGCGCACTTTCAATGTCTTGTACAGGTAAAGGAACCATTTGTAATATGGGTGCCGAAATTGGTGCTACAACATCTACCTTTGGGTACGATGATTCCATGAGAAGATATTTAACAGCTACCGGTCGTGCAGATGTGGTTGAAGCAGCTGATAAAGTAGCTTCATACTTAACTGCCGATGCAGAAGTATATGCAAACCCAGAGCAATATTTTGACCAATTAATCGAAATTAATTTATCAGAATTAGAACCATATATCAACGGACCTTTCACTCCGGATAGAGGAACACCTGTATCAAAAATGAAAGAAGAAGCCGCTAAAAATGATTGGCCGGTAAAAGTAGAATGGGGATTAATCGGTTCATGTACCAACTCTTCTTATGAAGATATGTCTCGTGCAGTATCAATCGTTAACCAAGCTGTGGAACTTGGCATTACACCAAAAGCCGAGTTTGGTATCAACCCAGGTTCTGAACAAATTCGATACACCATTGAAAGAGACGGTATGATTGCTGCCTTTGAAAAAATGGGAACAAAAGTTTTTACAAATGCTTGTGGACCTTGTATTGGGCAATGGGATCGTGAAGGAGCAGACAAAGGTGAGAAAAACACTATTGTACACTCTTTTAACCGTAACTTCTCTAAACGTGCCGATGGAAATCCAAATACGCATGCGTTTGTAACTTCTCCAGAAATGGTTGCAGCATTGGCAATTTCGGGTCGATTAGATTTTAACCCAATTACCGATAAATTACTAAACGATAATGGCGAAGAGGTAATGTTTAAACCGCCATTTGGCGATGAATTACCAACAAAAGGTTTCGATGTGGAAGACGCAGGTTATCAAGCGCCTGCAGCAGACGGATCTAGCGTGAATGTAGTGGTGAATCCAGATTCATCTCGTTTACAATTGTTAGAACCTTTCCAACCTTGGAACGGTCAAAATATTACAGGAGCTAAATTGTTAATCAAAGCTTTTGGAAAATGTACCACCGACCACATTTCAATGGCAGGACCATGGTTGCGTTTCCGCGGACACTTAGACAATATTTCAAACAATATGCTAATTGGTGCAGAAAATGCGTTTAACGGAAAAGCAAACCTTGTTAAAAATCAATTAACAGGTGAATATGCAGAAGTTCCGGCAGTTCAACGTCAATACAAAGCGGCAGGAATTCCATCGATCGTGGTGGGTGATCAAAACTACGGTGAAGGATCATCGCGTGAGCACGCCGCAATGGAACCTCGCCACTTAGGTGTAAAAGCAGTTCTAGTAAAATCGTTTGCTCGTATCCACGAAACCAACCTTAAAAAACAAGGTATGTTGGCATTGACATTTGCAAACGAAGCAGATTACGATAAAATTCAAGAAGACGATACCATCAACTTTTTAGATTTAACCGAATTTGCTCCAGGAAAACAATTAACTTTAGAATTCGTTCATGCAGACGGTTCTAAAGACATCATCATGGCAAATCATACCTATAACGACAGCCAAATTGAGTGGTTTAAAGCAGGTTCTGCATTAAATTTAATTGCAGCAGGAAAATAA